The Methanosarcina barkeri str. Wiesmoor DNA segment CTCTGAATATTCTGGAAGGGGAGCAATTATCATTGTTGAAGGAAAAAGAGATGTTCTTTCACTGAAAAGGCTTGGAATTGAAGGCAATTTTGAACTTGCAACCCATCAATCTCTTTTTAATTTCTCTGAGAAAATTGCTCGGCTTGGTAATGAAGTAGTCATACTAACTGATTGGGACCGACGAGGTGACATTCTGGCTATAAAACTTTCAGGATACTTCCAGAGTTTTGGTTTGAAACCCGAACTTGAGATCCGAAACAAACTCCGACTTATCTCTCAGAAGGAAATTAAAGATGTAGAAAGCCTTTACACTTATGTTTCCAAGCTAAGATTGAAAACTGGCTACTGCTCAAAGCGGGATTTCCAATAAGTCTAAATCTTAAAAATGAAATTTAAAGGTCAAGTTCAAAAATTAATATTAAAATTAATATTATAGTCACTATTAAAAACAAAGACTAAAGTCAATATTAAAACCAAATATTAAAGTTAACATTAACAATTGAAGGAGTTGTTTTATTCTTTATTAGGTTCTGCTTTCTCCTGAATTATCTCCATACTCTGTGGACTCTTCTGATGGTTGAATGTTCGGTCAAATTCCGGATACTTTGGAAACTTGCCAGCTAGCTCTTCAAACATTTTGTGTCTTGGACTGATGATGATTATATGCGCAGGAGGATGAATTTTCTTTAGTCTACTAATTGCCGCCCCTGCATGATTATTCAACTCCACCAGTGCTGCCGAATTACATTTTGACTTGAGGGATACGCCCATTACACTAACAAGAAGTTCATCAGCATAGTTTGGTTCTATGCATTTTGGAGTAGCTGAAAATTGAATATGTCCGTATCGTTCTAGATCATGTAAGGCTATTTTTACTTTATCCGAGTCGTCTGCCCGGACTAACGCGAATGATTTCATTTTTTACACACCACCAATATACTGAAGTTATCCCCATTTTGATATGGATTTACCCCTATAATAAACTTTGTGTATGAGAGATGCTGAACAGCCAGGTTTTTGGGCGTTTTAGACCTCTTATGGTCTTTTAATTGCTTTTACGGCGCTATATATGGTCTGGTCCCCAGGCTGCAAAATTTCATTTCTCTTATCTAGGAGATCTTCAAAAATTATAAGGGTACCTTGCAATTTCTTTTTTCAGATGTAGTATACGCTTCCAGGTAATGGAGCCTTGTATTCTATACTTATATTCATCGTATATATATTCGTTTTGAAATAATATCTTCAATGAAAAAGTTTCATTTCTTAAGTAAAAAAGCTTCTTTGACGTTATTTTTTACTGCTGTTTTTATCTAAATTCTATATTTTTTATCTATTTATACTTGGAAACTTATTTTATAAAACTATTAAATTAATTCTCATCTTTGTCAAAATTAAAAGGAGAGTACTGTTATTCATTATATTAAACTATTCAAGGTTAATTGCCAATTTTTATGGAGTCTATTATAAACTTTAATAAGATGAAGACTTATTTCAGGTGAATCCAAATTATGAATATTTTCACAAACTTGCGCTCCTGATATCACGTCATCAGATAATATTTCCAGAATTAAAACCCTAATTTACATATTTCAAGTTATATATTATATATCATTGAATATATAATATTAAATATAATCTCTCAAAAATAAAATATTACTTGATAAAATGATATCTTTTATTTAGGACTTCGCTATATCATATACCAAAATAGAGTACAATAAGGTATCAAAAGGTATTACATATCTGTATTCTCTTTCTTTTCGTCCGTGTTTACTTTATAAATTCAGCGGAAGAATTAATAC contains these protein-coding regions:
- a CDS encoding DUF356 domain-containing protein — translated: MKSFALVRADDSDKVKIALHDLERYGHIQFSATPKCIEPNYADELLVSVMGVSLKSKCNSAALVELNNHAGAAISRLKKIHPPAHIIIISPRHKMFEELAGKFPKYPEFDRTFNHQKSPQSMEIIQEKAEPNKE
- a CDS encoding toprim domain-containing protein, translated to MTDLEIYRKRLERIEELLSELSEYSGRGAIIIVEGKRDVLSLKRLGIEGNFELATHQSLFNFSEKIARLGNEVVILTDWDRRGDILAIKLSGYFQSFGLKPELEIRNKLRLISQKEIKDVESLYTYVSKLRLKTGYCSKRDFQ